In Candida orthopsilosis Co 90-125, chromosome 4 draft sequence, the genomic stretch ACGTATTAGGAAAAAGTGGAAAGAGAAATATCAGCTTcaatttacttttttttttttaaccCAAGTCAACATCACTAAAAAAGATATGTCCATTCGCTTATTGTCTCCCTTGCGAGCACCAATCTCAAGACGGCTCTTTTCGAAATCTGCTATAATAGCTCAATTGAATAGTTCCAATGTCAAACTTGCAACTTCACATCAAACTCAACTTGAACTAGCAAGGTCTAAATTCACCCCGCAAGAACTTGAGCTTGCAAGGCTCACTAGAGAAGCAAAATTGGGCTGGCTCAAGAACCTCCCTGAAAAGTGGATACCTTATCTCGAACTTATGAGATTGGAGAAACCAGTTGGtacttggttgttgttgataccTAGTTATTGGGGGATAACTATGGCCGCATATTCGATTGCTGCTCCCTTGACGACAACCCTTGGCGCGATTGGATTATTCTCTGCTGGTGCACTCATTATGAGAGGTGCAGGGTGTACCATTAATGACATTTGGGATAGGAACTTAGATAACCAAGTAGCAAGAACCATGGAAAGACCAATTACTAGTGGAAGGGTTTCAGTTCCTCAAGCAGTTGCATGGCTTGGTGTCCAATGCTTTGCTGGATTGGCTGTATTGTTGAGCTTACCATGGGAGTGCTTTTATTTAGGAGCATTTTCCTTGCcatttgtttttgcttATCCGTTGTTTAAACGATTCACATATTATCCACAGGCTATattgtcaatt encodes the following:
- a CDS encoding Coq2 protein (S. cerevisiae homolog COQ2 has 4-hydroxybenzoate octaprenyltransferase activity, has role in ubiquinone biosynthetic process and localizes to integral to mitochondrial membrane, microsome); this translates as MSIRLLSPLRAPISRRLFSKSAIIAQLNSSNVKLATSHQTQLELARSKFTPQELELARLTREAKLGWLKNLPEKWIPYLELMRLEKPVGTWLLLIPSYWGITMAAYSIAAPLTTTLGAIGLFSAGALIMRGAGCTINDIWDRNLDNQVARTMERPITSGRVSVPQAVAWLGVQCFAGLAVLLSLPWECFYLGAFSLPFVFAYPLFKRFTYYPQAILSICFSWGCLLGFPAVGAPLNLWVAVPLFISNWIWCLTYDTIYAHQDKKYDIKAGIKSTALAWGDKTKPILKGLTVAQAGFYTMAGVMNSMGPGFYISGAVAITRLYKQIINVDLDDEKSCWNAFSSNIQTGFIFWYGILFDYILLLLGFL